DNA sequence from the Cystobacter ferrugineus genome:
CGGCGTCGTCAGCGTCATCAACGCCCTGGCCACGTACTACGGAGACGTCATCTACGGGCCGGGCAACGACGGCTACTCGGCCGCCAAGCAGCTCGTCTACAACGACTACAGCGCCAGCGACGGCGTCACCACCGGCGCCCGGGCCTTCAACGTCAACAACCCCATCGACGCGAAGTACGCCTCGCGCTACGCCTCGCTCATCACCTCGCAGCGGGGCGCGAGCGTGAACCCCGCGCTCTACCTGCTCAAGGAATTCCTCTACGACATCGACGGCAACGGCCATTGCATCGACGACTGCGACAACGACGGCGCGGGCGGAAAGGGCAACGGCAACGCCGGTGACGAGGACGATGACGGGCTCGTGGGCATCAACTCGCAGCAGATGGGCTACCGGCTCAAGTACTCCGATAGCCTCTTCGGCTTCGACTCCGTCACCAACGACGCCAACGTCGCCTACCTGGGAGACCTCAACGCGCCCACCTCCGCGCAGATGACCTCCTCCTCGGGCCTCATCAACCAGGACCACATGGACGTGGTGGGCGTGGGGCCGGATACCTTCGACGAGCCCGAGTTCTACGCGGCGATCTTCCAGTACATCGGCAGCTACGACTGACCCGCCGTGCCTCTGCGGACGGCTCCCCCGTCGCGCGGGAGGGGCCTCCGGGAGTAGCCTTCCGCTTCATGAACCGCCGCAAGGCTCCCCTGCTGATGGCCCTGGCCCTGCTCCTCGCGGGCACCGCCGTCCTCCTCACCCGGCCGCTGCCGGAGTCCGGCACTCCCCGAGGGGAGTCCCTGGAGCGGCGGGAGGCCTCCTCCCCCACCGGCGCGGCGCCGGGCATTCCCCGCGCTCTCGCCCGTCCGCCAGGCACGCCCCCCGAGACTCCCGACACCGAGCGCTCCGAGGAGGAGCTCATCGCCGCCCTGCGCGCCCGCTACGGCGCGCGCCTGCACGAGCCCCACACGCAGATGCGCCTGCTGGAGCAGCTCATGCGCCACTTCCAGCAGCGCAACCCCACGGGCTGGGAGGCGGAGCTGCTGGCGCTGGTGCGGCGCGCCTTCCCGGAACAGGCGGAGCTGCTCGCCCAACGGCTGCGCCAGCGCGTGGAGTACGGGCGGTGGATGGAGGAGCACCAGAAGGAGCTGCGCGGCATGCCCGAGGCCGAGCGCCGGGCGGCGGTGTGGGAGGAGCGCGAGCGGCTGTTCGGCCAGGACGTGGCCGAACAGTTGTGGGCGGGGGAGCTGCGCTCCGCGGCCGTGTCCGACGCGCTCGTGGCCATCGACGCCCTGCCCCAGGCGAGCGTGGGCGAGCGGCTCGATCGCTACCAGAAGAGCCTCGCCCAGACGTATGGCGCCGAGTCCACCGAGTACGTGCGGGCGCACCAGCAGGAGCTGATGAACCGCTTCCTC
Encoded proteins:
- a CDS encoding esterase/lipase family protein; this translates as MKPLPAFALALCALGLSPVAHAGAAKTTYPVVFAHGMGGFDNILGYDYWGDDYGMFVGTTCRSAWTCNEDIDDNQQTFVGQVQPMQSSEVRGLDLANDIEGYMASVGATRVNIVGHSQGGLDARKAAKVLQQRKGYTVVSVLVSVSSPHRGSPVAKYILDLKPGVVSVINALATYYGDVIYGPGNDGYSAAKQLVYNDYSASDGVTTGARAFNVNNPIDAKYASRYASLITSQRGASVNPALYLLKEFLYDIDGNGHCIDDCDNDGAGGKGNGNAGDEDDDGLVGINSQQMGYRLKYSDSLFGFDSVTNDANVAYLGDLNAPTSAQMTSSSGLINQDHMDVVGVGPDTFDEPEFYAAIFQYIGSYD